GGACAGCAGAAGCTCTAGGCCTTGTGAGGAAATTTCGCCAATATTCTTATCTCCACCAACCGGATTACCACCCCCGTCACTTTCACGAGCAATCAAGTTCTTAAACTTGGTATTGAAGTAAACGGCCTCGCCATACCAGTGACCTGCCTGGGCCTTGACTCCGGTTTCGAAGCTATCGGTTTCCTCAGGTTCAAGACCGCTTCTTGCAGAGCCCGGACTCACAAGCGATATTCCGCGATTCAAGCCAGCGAATAGACGAGTCTTTTCATCCAAACTATACTCAGCGGTAATTCCAGGTGCAAATACATCGTAACTTCCAGTGTCATCATTGGGCACCTCACGGCCATCTGCGCGAAAGTACTCCCAATCAATGTCCTCGTAACGCACACCAGGTGTAATCGCAAAGGAGCCGGATGAGATCCGATCTGAGATATAAAGCGAAGTACTATCCACACGCTGACGACGGTTTCCCGCTGATCCTCCAGGCTCGGACTTTCCATAGAGGATAAACTCGTCCACACCTCCCTGGTCATTCATATTGTAGATATCTTCCCATTGAAAGCGACGGATCTGATCACGGTGTAAACGCAATCCAGCTGTAATTTCATGGAGCACTTCACCTGCATAAAAAGCTCCATTGAACTCCGACTGAATTCCACCCAGGAAGTAATTCCGATTGTTGGCCTTCACCCGAAGTTCACCCGCTCGTGTTCCGGTTAAAACTTCATAGAGTTCAGTCCCATTAAATAAGGCTGTAGCCAGATCCTGCCCATCAACCTTATTCAACTTATACCAGTTCCTGTGAAAGTCATTGTAAGACGCCGTGGTTGAGAGCGTATTGCCATTGTCCCATCGCGTTTGGTGCCGGAGATAGGTGCGTGTGTGGTGGGTATTGATTTCATCAAAACGTGACGCCGCATAACGTCTATAATGATCACCCCGAAAGTCCTGGGTCGATAACCCTAAGTATGTTTCATCGGCATGGAAATCTGTGTAACCCAACTTAAACTCAAAGGAATGAAACTGGTTTGTGTCTGGTTGCCATCCAAACTTCACCATCGTGTCCGTTTTATCGAATCCCGTGTCGTCGGATCCCTCATAAGCAGCGGTACTGTGGATGGTCTTAAAACCGCCAGCAGTCCGCGCGTAGACTTCGGCCAGATATCCAAAGGTCCCGGCATCAGACTCCTGCTTCCCCCCTGCCCACACATGAATCCTCGCATCCTCATTCTCACCGTATTGTAATTTCACATACGACGACTTCTCATGCGGAATCGGGGTGGATATGTAATTGATAACTCCTCCGGTTGTGTGTGGCCCATACTGAAGTTGGCTCGATCCTTTCAGGACCTCAAGTGAAGACATACGCCCCGCTGTTGGCGAATAGTAAGCCGAAGGAGCAGCATAAGGTGCAGGCGCGGTCAGGACACCGTCCTCCATCATGGTAACCTTGCCACTCCGATTGGAATCCACTCCACGAAGGCTGATGTTGGGAAACAATCCGTAGCCATCTTCTCCCCGAAAATAGACACCAGGAACTTGCCGAAGAATCTGGTCAATGTTGGCGTACTGGAAGTTGTTTATCTCTTCCTTAAAGAGATAGAATCCAGAACCTGGAATCTCGAAGACAGATTCCTTGGATCCGATGACTTCAAACTCCTCCATATCTATGAAAGAACCCTCAACATTTTGGGCTGATGCACTGTTGGCGATTCCCAAGGTAGTGATCAGGGAGAGAAATCGTTTTAACTTCAAAAATTTCATTAGCAGCTATGGTATTAAAAGAATGGCTAATGAAACTGAGTCTCAACTAAGCCGCGTCAACTCTTTTATTGATATCGAGTCTCATTTTCTTTAGAATTAGAATGATTCAAAATTGAGACTGCCCAAGGAATCTTCGCATTTCTAACACCAGAGATTGACAGGTTGCCTGCATTACCAAGCTTATACGCATGGCTCGTAAAGCTGTTCTAATCTTAAATCTGGGTTCTCCCGACTCCACTTCCACTGCTGACGTACGCAAGTATCTGAAGGAATTCCTCCTGGATGAGCGGGTGATTGACGCAAACCCCGTAGCAAGGAATCTGCTCGTCCGTGGCATTATCCTCCCTACTCGCCCGAAAAAAACTGCGGCGGCCTATAAGAAAGTTTGGACTGAAGACGGAAGTCCCTTGGTTCTCACTAGCAAGAATGTCCAAGAAAAGGTTCAAGAGCAGGTCGATATGCCCGTAGAACTGGCCATGCGCTATGGCTCCCCTTCCATACCCGAGGCTATTGCCAGGTTGAAGGCCCAGAATATTGAAAAGCTTTTCATTATGCCCATGTATCCGCACTACGCCATGTCGAGTTATGAGACGGTACTCGTGCGTGTGCAGGAAGAGCTTAAGATACAAGCACCTGAGGTGACTTGGACCGTGCTTCAACCTTTCTATAAAGATAAGGATTATATCAATGCTCTGGTCGAAAGCGCCCGACCTTACATCACAGACGACCTGGATAAGATTCTTTTCAGCTACCACGGAGTGCCTGAGCGCCACATGCGCAAGGCAGACACATCCAACGCCCACTGCATGATCACCCCAGATTGTTGCAGTGTTTGCCATCCGGCTCAAAGCACGTGCTATCGGCACCAATGTTTTGAAACCACGAAGGCTATGATCCATAAACTCGGCCTGCCTCTGGGCAAACATGCTGTTTCCTTTCAATCACGGCTCACCAAAGAGCCATGGCTAAGGCCTTTTACCGATCACGTCTTGGAAGCATTCCCAGAACAAGGCGTCAAACGCATTGCTGTTATCTGCCCCTCTTTTGTGACCGATTGCCTGGAAACACTCGAAGAGATCGAGATGGAAGGTCGTGAAGAGTTTCTTGCAGCAGGAGGAGAGTCCTTCAAAATGATCCCTTGCTTAAACGAACATCCAGCCTGGATAACGATGCTAAGCAATCGCATTCGGGACTGGGACACATCCGAAGATTAATCTACCTCTACTGACATGGGCTCGAGTGCTGACATACTTTGGATCGGCCTTGGCAATCTGCTCTACACACTGGGCTTTGTCACCGCGATCTTCTACCTGATACGGGCTAAACATCATCCGCGATGGCTGCTCTATATGATCATTGCCGGTGGTTATGCCATTCACAGCTATGGTCTATATCTGCGAGGAATGGAAGTCCGCGGGTGCCCGATTGGGAATACCTTTGAGATCGTTCAGTTTGTCATCTGGTCGCTCACCTTTTGCTTTCTGGTTCTTGGACCCGCGTTTCGCCTCAGCCTGTTTGGATTCTTCACTGCAGGCATAGCAGTAATGCTATCCATCCTTAGCTTCATTTTCAAAAACTGGGACACAAGCTACCCACTGAACATCGATAAAATAAGTCCGGCCATCGAGTTCCATGCTTCGCTTGCGGTATTCTCCTATGGCATTTTCGGCCTACTGGCCGTTAGTTCTATTCTATATATTCTTCAGAACTTCTCACTGAAGCATCATCGCTGGAAAGGCATGTATGAGTTCCTTCCATCCCTGGTAGATTCAGAAACTATGACCCTTCGCATGCTGGCCGCAGGATCCGGAGTACTCACCGTTTCCCTGCTCGTTGGCTATTCCTACTTTATTCAAAACACAGCCGAGATAGATACCGCAAAATTAGCTGCGACCGTTGCCGTATGGCTTGCCTATCTGGTGGTCCTCTTCCTCCGCCTGACCAATCGGCTCTATGGCAAGAAGCTAGCCTGGACCAGCATCGTTCTTTTTCTATTCGCGCTCCTCTCCATCTGGCCGGTCGATGCGAGTCGCCAGACTAAGACCGTCTCCAACGCCTCCATAGAATTACCGACTGAATGAGCCAAGATTCGCGTACATTCTTTTGCTGGGGTGTCAGCCATCACACGGCCCCCATTGAGTATCGGGAACAAATAAGTCCTGATCCGTCGCAATTAGATTCAATTTACGAACTGTTGAACGCCGAAGAGTGGATCAGCGAGCTCACGGTACTAAGCACCTGTAATCGACTCGAAATCTATGGAGCCGGGTATGAGGCCCATTCCCAGAAAATTGCTTCCGTGGTCTCCAAAGTCATCGAGGTAGACCAAGGTGAGCTGAACGAGAAATCCGGGTTATGGAAAGACAAGGAGGCCATGATGCATCTTTTCTCCGTAACAGCCAGTTTGGATTCTCAAATAGTGGGAGAAGTTGAAATCACAGGCCAGGTAAAGCAGGCATTCCTCGCTGCAGGGAACCAACGCACGGTAGGCAAAATATTGAATAAAGCCTTTCAGAAGAGCTTTCAGACCACCAAGTGGATTCGCTCCAATACAAACATTGGAAAAGGACAAATTAACGTCGCCACCGTTGCCGTAGACTTGGCTCAAAAAGTATTTGGAAATCTACGAAACTGCAAAACGCTGATTATAGGCGCAGGCGATATTGCCGAGAAAACCATAGCCGCTTTGAAAAGTAGAGGAGCTAACAATTTTGCTATTTCCAACCGTACGTTTGAGAAAGCGAAGGATCTCGCAGAATCTACGGGCGGCCTCGCCCTACCCTTCGAAAGTTTAGATAGTTTTCTAGCCAAAGCGGACGTAGTCATTTGCTCCACCTCTTCAAAAGATTTCATACTGACCGAACCTCGCATGAATCACTTTCTGAAGAAGCGGGCTATTCGCCCTCTGTGCTTGCTTGATCTGGCTCTACCCCGAGACATCGACCCTGGCATCGACCGATCTCAGAATGTCTTCTTGTATAACTTGGATGATTTAGCGGAAATCGCCGAAACGAATCTTCAGGCACGAAAAGAAGAGTTAGGAAAGTGTCACGCTTACATCGAAAAGAAGATCCAACACATTCTTCACGGGAATACCTCAAGTCACTCACAAGAAAGAGAGTCGCGAGGCATTCAACCTACCTAAGGGATAAAGAAGCTAGTATTTTTAGAGATAGCGAATCAGCCAGTTCCAAGGCGTCTCATCGTTCTCTTGCTTCAAGCGCTGGTGTAATTCTTTGCAATCGTCTTGGGTCTGCTGAATGACTTCCTGATCAGTAAGGCATCGATCTATCTCTTTGGCCAAGACAGACGGCTTAGCATCCCCTTGAATATATTCCGGATAGTAAGGTTTTTCCAAAAGCAGGTTCGCAATGCCAATATAGGGAATACTCACAAGCATCCGCCCCAGGACGTAGGATAATCCCTGAATGCGGTGAACAATACGTCCCGGGATACCAGCCAACCCACAGCGTAGGGACATCGTCCCGGAAGTCGTTAGGACAGCACCTGCTTCGATTCGCCCTTCATTTCTAACCAGGCTGATTCGCTCCTTCGCTTTTGGAAACGACTCAAGCACTTGCTCAATCTCACTCAGGATAGTTTCACTGGGGTAAACGAGAGTCGCATCCCTTCCTTCGTAGTTTGCAAGAAACCGCTCATAAGCCTCCAGTAGCACTGGAAGCACGCGCCTCACATTACTGACTCGGCTACCAGCCAGCAGCAGTAAATTACCCTCCGCATTATAAACCAAATCACAGTCCTGCTTACTCTGGAGAAACGGATGTCCCACAAAGGTCGTTTCCAACTGGGTGTCGGCATAACACTCGACCTCAAAAGGAAAGATCACGGACAATCCATCCAAGAGCCGGTCCATCTCAAAACGACGCTTGGCCTTCCAAGCCCAAATCTGGGGACCGATGTAATATAATAGCTTGGTGTCTCCACCCGCCTTGGCAGCAATACCCTTCTCAAAAAGCGCCTTTGCCAGACGCAAATTGAATCCAGGATAGTCGACAAAAAGAACGGCACGTGGCCGGTTTTGATCCACCCAATCAATCACTTTGCCAAATAGCTGTTTGAAATACTTGTAATGCTTGAGGACTTCAAAAAATCCTACGACCGAAAGATGGGTCAGGTCAAATAGCAGTTGCGCCCCGGCATCCTTCATGAGCTCACCGCCTACAGCCGCAATTTTTAAGTCAGGCTGTTCCTGCAAAAGCTTATGGATGACTACCGCTGCATGCTCATCCCCAGAGTGTTCCCCTGCTATGACCAGAATATCAACCGTCCCTTGAGCCGGTGAGGCCAGCTCATCGGGCAATACAGGGACATAACTCATTGAGCCGTTTTTTGGTGGATCTGCTCTGTAATCCTAAGCGCCAATTCCAAAGCCTGTTTACCTAAGGTCGCATCCACTTTCGGGTTCGACATATTAGTAACACAATCGAGAAAGGAAGCTAACTCGATTTTCAAAGGCTCACCCTTTTCAATCGGGATTTCCTCTTTCTGAAGTTCGAAGCCCTCCCGTTTCACGAAATGCCCCTCCTGCTTCATGAAGTCTAAAGACAGGTAGGCGTTATTTTGAAAAACCCGAATCTCACGCACCTTTTTCTCACTCACGCGACTGGTGTTCACATTCGCTACGGCACCATTCGCAAAGGTGATCCGGCAATTGGCAATGTCTTCTGTCGGTGAAAGGACGTTTACACCCACCGATTCAACTTTCTCAACCGGCGCTCCAACGAGTTGCAAGATCACACCCAAATCATGAATCATCAGGTCCAATACGACTCCCACCTCAGTTCCTCTAGGTGTAAATGGAGCCAGACGATCTGCAGTGATAAATAAAGGCTGATCCACTACCTGCTCCAAGTAACTGGTTACGGGATTGTATTGCTCAATGTGCCCCACCTGAATCAAGCAGTTTTTTCGTTTAGCGGCTTCCAATATTATTTCTGCCTCCGCACTGCTTACACAGAGAGGCTTCTCAATGAGCAAGTGGCAGCCCTTATCGAGCAACGGCACTGCAACCTGACAATGCTTGTCTGTAGGAACCACCACACTGATCGCATCGCAGGCTTCGGCCAAAGCATCCAGATCAGTAAATACAGGACAGTTAAATTTATCACCGATCTCCTTACCACGCTCAGGATCGACTTCAAAAATGCCTACTAGCTCACACTGTTCGAGTTCAGAATAGATTCGCGCGTGGTGCTGACCTAAATATCCAACACCTACCACACCACATCGAATGGGCTTCTCAGGATTCATCTTCTACAATTTCAAGTTTTCCAAAATGAAGCCGATAGCGAACATCTGTTTTCTTCGCATGGGCTGAGTTGTGAGTGACCAGAATCAGGCTAGTGCCCGCTTCCCGAGCAACTTCCAGCAACAGTTCGATTACAGAGTCACCCGTTTCTTCATCTAAATTTCCTGTCGGCTCATCGGCCAAAATTAATTTTGGCCTATTCAGCAATGCACGAGCAATAGCTACCCGTTGGCGCTCTCCCCCTGACAACTTTTCCACAGAGTAATGCAAACGATCTTCCAATCCCACGCGCACCAGCAAATCATGTGCACGATCTTGATCATCCTGGGTAGCTTTCCCCATCAACCGAGCTGCAAGTATCACATTATCCAATACATTGAGTTCTGGCAACAAATAGTAAGCCTGAAACACCATACCAACTTGCTCTGCTCGCAGCGCAGCCAAAGTAGCTCCCGACTGGCCATGGATACGGATACCGTTCCAATATAGTTCTCCCGTGTCTAAGGCTTCGAGTCCGGAAATAATATTTAGCAAGGTTGTTTTCCCACTGCCAGATGCCCCTTGGATAGCAACCGTCTCTCCCCTGCGCAGCTGCAAGTTTACTCCCTTTAGAACTTCTACTTTTTCAGTCCCATTAGGAAAAGACTTCTGAA
This genomic stretch from Opitutia bacterium ISCC 52 harbors:
- a CDS encoding TonB-dependent receptor, yielding MKFLKLKRFLSLITTLGIANSASAQNVEGSFIDMEEFEVIGSKESVFEIPGSGFYLFKEEINNFQYANIDQILRQVPGVYFRGEDGYGLFPNISLRGVDSNRSGKVTMMEDGVLTAPAPYAAPSAYYSPTAGRMSSLEVLKGSSQLQYGPHTTGGVINYISTPIPHEKSSYVKLQYGENEDARIHVWAGGKQESDAGTFGYLAEVYARTAGGFKTIHSTAAYEGSDDTGFDKTDTMVKFGWQPDTNQFHSFEFKLGYTDFHADETYLGLSTQDFRGDHYRRYAASRFDEINTHHTRTYLRHQTRWDNGNTLSTTASYNDFHRNWYKLNKVDGQDLATALFNGTELYEVLTGTRAGELRVKANNRNYFLGGIQSEFNGAFYAGEVLHEITAGLRLHRDQIRRFQWEDIYNMNDQGGVDEFILYGKSEPGGSAGNRRQRVDSTSLYISDRISSGSFAITPGVRYEDIDWEYFRADGREVPNDDTGSYDVFAPGITAEYSLDEKTRLFAGLNRGISLVSPGSARSGLEPEETDSFETGVKAQAGHWYGEAVYFNTKFKNLIARESDGGGNPVGGDKNIGEISSQGLELLLSTTLHEEVDYRIPLTLAFTYTDAEFRDGTAGGNADSTIFAGAIPDNELPYIPEVQWNVTTGVETEKWSFHVGASYVDGSHGDATNFGLEQNTGGSADARFGNVDSYFLIDLNYRYELSETTSFFVSMQNAFDESWLASRIPHGPRPGAPRQSSFGVDWTF
- the hemH gene encoding ferrochelatase, with amino-acid sequence MARKAVLILNLGSPDSTSTADVRKYLKEFLLDERVIDANPVARNLLVRGIILPTRPKKTAAAYKKVWTEDGSPLVLTSKNVQEKVQEQVDMPVELAMRYGSPSIPEAIARLKAQNIEKLFIMPMYPHYAMSSYETVLVRVQEELKIQAPEVTWTVLQPFYKDKDYINALVESARPYITDDLDKILFSYHGVPERHMRKADTSNAHCMITPDCCSVCHPAQSTCYRHQCFETTKAMIHKLGLPLGKHAVSFQSRLTKEPWLRPFTDHVLEAFPEQGVKRIAVICPSFVTDCLETLEEIEMEGREEFLAAGGESFKMIPCLNEHPAWITMLSNRIRDWDTSED
- a CDS encoding cytochrome c biogenesis protein; this encodes MGSSADILWIGLGNLLYTLGFVTAIFYLIRAKHHPRWLLYMIIAGGYAIHSYGLYLRGMEVRGCPIGNTFEIVQFVIWSLTFCFLVLGPAFRLSLFGFFTAGIAVMLSILSFIFKNWDTSYPLNIDKISPAIEFHASLAVFSYGIFGLLAVSSILYILQNFSLKHHRWKGMYEFLPSLVDSETMTLRMLAAGSGVLTVSLLVGYSYFIQNTAEIDTAKLAATVAVWLAYLVVLFLRLTNRLYGKKLAWTSIVLFLFALLSIWPVDASRQTKTVSNASIELPTE
- the hemA gene encoding glutamyl-tRNA reductase, producing the protein MSQDSRTFFCWGVSHHTAPIEYREQISPDPSQLDSIYELLNAEEWISELTVLSTCNRLEIYGAGYEAHSQKIASVVSKVIEVDQGELNEKSGLWKDKEAMMHLFSVTASLDSQIVGEVEITGQVKQAFLAAGNQRTVGKILNKAFQKSFQTTKWIRSNTNIGKGQINVATVAVDLAQKVFGNLRNCKTLIIGAGDIAEKTIAALKSRGANNFAISNRTFEKAKDLAESTGGLALPFESLDSFLAKADVVICSTSSKDFILTEPRMNHFLKKRAIRPLCLLDLALPRDIDPGIDRSQNVFLYNLDDLAEIAETNLQARKEELGKCHAYIEKKIQHILHGNTSSHSQERESRGIQPT
- the lpxB gene encoding lipid-A-disaccharide synthase, yielding MSYVPVLPDELASPAQGTVDILVIAGEHSGDEHAAVVIHKLLQEQPDLKIAAVGGELMKDAGAQLLFDLTHLSVVGFFEVLKHYKYFKQLFGKVIDWVDQNRPRAVLFVDYPGFNLRLAKALFEKGIAAKAGGDTKLLYYIGPQIWAWKAKRRFEMDRLLDGLSVIFPFEVECYADTQLETTFVGHPFLQSKQDCDLVYNAEGNLLLLAGSRVSNVRRVLPVLLEAYERFLANYEGRDATLVYPSETILSEIEQVLESFPKAKERISLVRNEGRIEAGAVLTTSGTMSLRCGLAGIPGRIVHRIQGLSYVLGRMLVSIPYIGIANLLLEKPYYPEYIQGDAKPSVLAKEIDRCLTDQEVIQQTQDDCKELHQRLKQENDETPWNWLIRYL
- a CDS encoding Gfo/Idh/MocA family oxidoreductase is translated as MNPEKPIRCGVVGVGYLGQHHARIYSELEQCELVGIFEVDPERGKEIGDKFNCPVFTDLDALAEACDAISVVVPTDKHCQVAVPLLDKGCHLLIEKPLCVSSAEAEIILEAAKRKNCLIQVGHIEQYNPVTSYLEQVVDQPLFITADRLAPFTPRGTEVGVVLDLMIHDLGVILQLVGAPVEKVESVGVNVLSPTEDIANCRITFANGAVANVNTSRVSEKKVREIRVFQNNAYLSLDFMKQEGHFVKREGFELQKEEIPIEKGEPLKIELASFLDCVTNMSNPKVDATLGKQALELALRITEQIHQKTAQ
- a CDS encoding ABC transporter ATP-binding protein, with amino-acid sequence MQFALEASEIQKSFPNGTEKVEVLKGVNLQLRRGETVAIQGASGSGKTTLLNIISGLEALDTGELYWNGIRIHGQSGATLAALRAEQVGMVFQAYYLLPELNVLDNVILAARLMGKATQDDQDRAHDLLVRVGLEDRLHYSVEKLSGGERQRVAIARALLNRPKLILADEPTGNLDEETGDSVIELLLEVAREAGTSLILVTHNSAHAKKTDVRYRLHFGKLEIVEDES